From Kangiella sp. TOML190, one genomic window encodes:
- the mraZ gene encoding division/cell wall cluster transcriptional repressor MraZ translates to MFRGANAINMDAKGRIAIPAKYRQRFHDACANQIVVTIDLFDPCLLLFPLPHWEQLEAKLESFSNTDPNQRRVKRMLLGHASEHEIDGNGRILLPPVLREHAQLEKQLMLAGQGKTFQIWNEDNWHNKINDDVAAMADMPLDADALPELSF, encoded by the coding sequence ATGTTTCGAGGCGCAAATGCCATCAATATGGATGCAAAAGGACGGATCGCGATCCCTGCGAAGTACCGTCAGCGCTTCCATGATGCCTGCGCTAATCAAATTGTAGTGACCATCGATTTATTCGATCCCTGCCTTTTATTGTTCCCGTTACCACACTGGGAGCAGCTGGAAGCGAAATTAGAAAGCTTTTCCAATACGGATCCGAATCAGCGCCGTGTTAAGCGGATGCTGTTGGGTCATGCCTCGGAGCATGAGATTGACGGTAATGGTCGTATTTTATTGCCGCCGGTGCTGCGCGAGCATGCGCAATTGGAGAAGCAGTTGATGTTGGCCGGTCAAGGAAAAACCTTCCAGATCTGGAATGAAGACAACTGGCATAACAAGATTAATGACGATGTGGCGGCGATGGCCGATATGCCATTGGATGCAGATGCGTTGCCGGAGTTGAGCTTTTAG
- the murF gene encoding UDP-N-acetylmuramoyl-tripeptide--D-alanyl-D-alanine ligase, whose amino-acid sequence MIKLSLKQVCQAVNGQLVGDDLTVSEVFTDTRVQAKNSLFVALVGENFDAHDFIEQAEQQGAIALLVSKPVATDLPQVVAKNTETALGQLANLVRTIVNPKVVGITGSAGKTSVKEMLAAILLQAVETPEQVLATQGNFNNHIGVPLTLLRLTGREKFAVIEMGANHQGEIAYCADIAKPNVTVVNNVAPAHIEGFGSVQGVAIAKGEIYQALAADGCAVVNLDSDFSEEYLQQLEQIGCQKLTVSRHNIPTIGGDNALTHKAATQVDIWAEEIALNEQGNASFELSILDQKTSITLVTPGIHQVSNALVAAALATSLEISVEAIKAGLEAAGEVKGRLNRKPGLNGSLIIDDTYNASVASVKVAIDLLSGLSGVNCLVLGDMAELGDESELYHREVGAYAKQKALSALYAWGDFSRFSVEAFGANGSYFSDKQGLISELKNSVTAEHNILVKGSRSARMEQVVDALVATTESQNQDEHHLLGGGDPC is encoded by the coding sequence ATGATCAAGCTTAGCCTAAAGCAAGTTTGCCAAGCAGTGAATGGTCAGTTAGTTGGTGACGATTTAACTGTTAGCGAGGTCTTTACTGATACTCGCGTGCAAGCGAAAAACAGTTTATTTGTAGCTTTGGTTGGGGAAAACTTTGATGCTCACGATTTTATCGAGCAAGCTGAGCAGCAAGGCGCGATAGCGCTACTGGTTTCAAAGCCAGTAGCAACGGATTTACCGCAAGTTGTGGCTAAAAATACTGAAACTGCTTTAGGGCAGCTGGCAAACTTAGTGCGAACTATCGTTAACCCTAAAGTGGTGGGGATCACTGGCAGTGCCGGCAAAACCAGCGTTAAAGAGATGTTAGCCGCGATTTTATTGCAGGCAGTTGAAACGCCAGAGCAGGTGTTAGCGACACAAGGTAACTTTAATAATCACATTGGGGTGCCGCTTACCTTACTGCGGCTAACCGGTCGCGAAAAATTTGCGGTGATTGAGATGGGCGCCAACCATCAAGGTGAAATTGCCTATTGCGCTGACATTGCTAAGCCAAATGTGACCGTAGTCAATAACGTTGCGCCAGCACATATCGAAGGTTTTGGCAGCGTTCAAGGCGTGGCCATAGCAAAAGGCGAGATTTATCAAGCGCTTGCGGCTGATGGCTGTGCGGTTGTGAATTTAGATAGTGATTTCTCTGAAGAGTATTTGCAGCAACTCGAGCAAATCGGTTGTCAGAAATTAACCGTTTCTCGCCATAATATACCCACTATTGGCGGTGATAATGCACTGACCCATAAGGCTGCTACGCAAGTTGATATCTGGGCTGAAGAGATCGCACTGAATGAGCAAGGCAATGCCAGTTTCGAATTGTCCATTTTAGATCAAAAGACTTCGATAACACTGGTTACGCCGGGCATTCATCAGGTTTCTAACGCTTTAGTGGCAGCGGCTTTGGCGACCAGTCTTGAGATCAGTGTTGAAGCAATTAAAGCAGGTTTAGAAGCGGCTGGCGAAGTCAAAGGGCGCTTAAATCGTAAGCCAGGCCTAAACGGCAGTTTAATTATTGACGATACCTACAACGCTAGCGTGGCTTCGGTCAAGGTGGCGATTGACTTGTTATCGGGCTTGTCAGGCGTTAACTGTTTGGTCCTTGGCGATATGGCTGAGCTAGGCGATGAGAGCGAATTGTATCACCGCGAAGTAGGTGCTTACGCAAAACAAAAAGCACTCAGCGCGCTTTACGCATGGGGTGATTTTAGTCGCTTTAGTGTCGAAGCGTTTGGTGCAAATGGCAGTTACTTTAGCGATAAGCAAGGCTTGATTTCGGAGCTAAAAAATAGCGTGACAGCCGAGCATAATATTTTAGTAAAAGGCTCGCGCAGCGCACGAATGGAGCAGGTGGTAGATGCTTTGGTGGCAACTACCGAATCACAAAATCAGGATGAGCATCATTTATTAGGGGGAGGTGACCCATGCTAA
- the ftsL gene encoding cell division protein FtsL, with product MAKAKSSETNRLWPFYSLVALFVRRFGLLLLGGLVVYSAILVAAQTHQYRLATSEYKKLEDEQNLLDLNWQKLRLEQSALAEHSRIEAIAEKKLKMKHLDKKSEVIVESEIKRETQKPRE from the coding sequence ATGGCTAAGGCAAAGTCGTCAGAAACCAACCGTTTATGGCCTTTCTACAGTTTGGTGGCGCTGTTTGTTCGACGTTTTGGTCTGTTGTTACTGGGTGGTTTGGTAGTTTATTCAGCGATTTTAGTAGCGGCTCAAACCCACCAATACCGCTTAGCTACTAGTGAGTATAAAAAGCTAGAAGATGAGCAGAATTTATTGGATTTGAATTGGCAAAAACTGCGTTTGGAACAAAGTGCACTAGCTGAGCACAGTCGCATTGAAGCGATTGCAGAAAAAAAATTAAAGATGAAACACTTGGATAAAAAATCCGAAGTGATCGTAGAAAGCGAAATTAAGAGAGAAACACAAAAGCCTAGAGAGTAA
- a CDS encoding penicillin-binding protein 2 codes for MKKTRNRKLKTVPLCTWRYYTMIAVVCLCFFSLVGRAAYLQVVNSNHLAKAGDSRSVRIKGISSHRGLILDRNGEELARSVPIESIWLDPKTLLENKGVLNSKSWKAFIAALNKDEKAINAWLMERANKRFVWLERHLDPNVAQYVKRLAIKGVNLKSEYRRYYPSAEVAANLVGFTGVDDKGIEGIEKAFDSYLTGQPGKEKVVVDLYRRVVEERGVLAEAEQGNDLQLSIDSRIQSIAYKELKKAVLSHNAKGGSVVVVDVDSGEVLAMASQPSFNPNRSDSRFPAMTRNRAISDLFEPGSTVKPLTVVSALESGKYQPNSTVDTSPGRMYLNSRPVRDHRNYGVLDLAGIIKKSSNMGVSKLALSLSDQEFLDSFHKVGFGKITGLGVQGEAKGVMRPRDNWSDIEKATFSFGYGFQVSAIQLAQAYSVLGADGVKRPLTILKQSGLEQGEQVIKPKIAKDVVRMMENVVATGGTGTRAKVEGFRVAGKTGTSRKVARTGGYGDEYVTVFAGLVPATDPKLAIVVMVDEPAGDSYYGGTVSAPVFSKVANKALDLMNVAPDQMNSLAVGGVLHD; via the coding sequence GTGAAGAAAACACGTAACCGCAAGCTGAAAACCGTACCATTGTGCACATGGCGTTACTACACCATGATCGCGGTGGTGTGTTTGTGTTTTTTCAGTTTAGTAGGACGCGCGGCTTACTTGCAGGTGGTTAATTCGAACCATCTCGCTAAAGCTGGCGATTCGCGCTCGGTTCGGATTAAAGGTATTTCATCTCACCGTGGCTTGATTTTAGATCGCAATGGCGAAGAATTGGCGCGCTCGGTGCCGATTGAGTCGATATGGCTCGATCCTAAAACCTTGCTTGAAAATAAAGGCGTCTTGAACTCTAAATCGTGGAAAGCCTTTATCGCGGCGCTAAATAAAGATGAAAAAGCCATTAATGCTTGGCTGATGGAGCGGGCTAACAAGCGATTTGTATGGCTCGAGCGTCACCTAGATCCGAACGTTGCCCAATACGTTAAGCGGTTAGCGATTAAAGGCGTGAACTTAAAATCTGAATACCGTCGCTATTATCCAAGCGCCGAGGTTGCGGCCAATTTGGTGGGCTTTACTGGTGTTGATGATAAAGGAATTGAAGGTATTGAGAAAGCCTTTGACTCCTACCTGACTGGCCAGCCAGGCAAAGAAAAAGTGGTGGTCGATCTTTATCGTCGGGTGGTCGAAGAGCGTGGCGTGTTAGCCGAAGCTGAGCAAGGAAATGATTTGCAGCTAAGCATTGATTCACGCATTCAATCCATCGCTTATAAAGAACTAAAAAAAGCAGTGCTAAGCCATAACGCCAAAGGTGGCTCGGTTGTGGTAGTCGATGTGGATTCTGGTGAGGTGTTGGCCATGGCCAGTCAACCGTCTTTTAATCCTAATCGTTCCGACTCGCGCTTTCCGGCGATGACGCGAAATCGCGCCATTAGCGATCTATTTGAACCCGGTTCGACGGTTAAACCTTTGACGGTAGTCAGTGCTTTGGAAAGTGGTAAGTATCAACCTAATTCGACGGTGGATACTTCACCAGGAAGAATGTATTTAAACAGCCGACCGGTCCGAGACCATCGAAATTATGGGGTTTTAGATCTGGCTGGGATTATCAAAAAATCCAGCAATATGGGAGTTTCTAAACTCGCCTTGTCCTTGTCTGATCAAGAATTTTTAGACAGCTTTCATAAAGTAGGCTTCGGGAAAATAACCGGATTAGGGGTTCAAGGCGAAGCCAAAGGCGTGATGCGTCCACGCGATAATTGGTCAGATATTGAGAAGGCGACTTTCTCCTTTGGTTATGGCTTCCAAGTCAGCGCTATTCAATTGGCACAAGCCTACAGTGTGTTAGGTGCCGATGGGGTTAAACGTCCTTTGACCATTTTGAAACAGTCGGGCTTAGAGCAGGGCGAACAGGTTATCAAGCCAAAAATTGCGAAAGATGTGGTGCGGATGATGGAAAACGTGGTCGCCACTGGCGGTACTGGAACCCGCGCTAAAGTCGAGGGCTTCCGAGTAGCTGGTAAAACCGGAACCTCAAGAAAAGTAGCACGCACGGGCGGCTATGGTGACGAGTATGTAACCGTATTCGCGGGTTTAGTGCCCGCGACCGATCCTAAGTTGGCGATAGTTGTGATGGTGGATGAACCCGCGGGCGATTCTTATTACGGCGGCACAGTTTCGGCACCAGTTTTTTCCAAAGTCGCTAATAAGGCGTTGGACTTAATGAATGTGGCGCCTGATCAAATGAATTCACTGGCGGTGGGGGGCGTGCTACATGACTAG
- the rsmH gene encoding 16S rRNA (cytosine(1402)-N(4))-methyltransferase RsmH produces the protein MNTQQPHDAVLLIEAVEALVQGNALQAGADSQQSPQKIDGIFIDCTFGRGGHSKELLSRLSDSAQLLAFDKDPQAIKVAQQLAQQDPRFSIVHESFSQLEQEVKERGWVGEISGVLMDLGVSSPQLDQAERGFSFMQDGPLDMRMNSSQGSTAADWIANTKEEDMVFVFKAYGEERYAKRIAHAICKQRGEQAITRTKQLANIIAEAHPRWEKHKHPATRCFQAIRIAVNSELDDLKAVLEQSLAVLKTGGRLVAISFHSLEDRIVKQFIRDQEQGKDFPAGLPITEDMIERRMKKVGKFVKAGEDELARNNRARSAVMRVAEKLA, from the coding sequence ATGAACACCCAACAGCCACATGACGCAGTTCTACTTATCGAAGCAGTGGAGGCTTTAGTGCAAGGTAACGCTTTGCAAGCAGGCGCAGACTCACAGCAGAGTCCACAAAAGATCGACGGTATCTTTATCGACTGTACTTTTGGCCGCGGTGGTCATAGCAAGGAACTGCTGTCTCGGTTGAGCGATTCGGCTCAGTTATTAGCATTCGATAAGGATCCACAAGCCATCAAGGTTGCTCAACAATTGGCGCAGCAAGACCCTCGTTTTAGTATCGTTCATGAGAGTTTTTCTCAACTAGAACAAGAGGTTAAAGAACGTGGTTGGGTTGGCGAAATTAGCGGGGTCTTGATGGACCTCGGCGTTTCGTCACCCCAACTCGACCAAGCGGAGCGCGGTTTTAGTTTTATGCAGGATGGCCCTTTGGATATGCGCATGAATTCTAGCCAAGGATCGACGGCGGCGGATTGGATAGCGAACACCAAAGAAGAAGATATGGTGTTTGTGTTTAAAGCTTATGGCGAAGAACGTTATGCCAAGCGCATTGCCCACGCTATTTGTAAGCAAAGAGGCGAGCAAGCGATCACCCGCACCAAGCAATTAGCCAACATTATCGCCGAAGCGCACCCGCGTTGGGAAAAACATAAGCATCCGGCAACTCGCTGCTTTCAAGCGATTCGTATTGCGGTCAATAGTGAACTGGATGATTTAAAGGCGGTGCTCGAGCAGTCGTTGGCAGTATTAAAAACGGGTGGCCGCTTGGTGGCGATTAGTTTTCATTCTTTGGAAGACAGAATCGTTAAACAGTTTATTCGTGATCAAGAACAAGGCAAAGATTTTCCAGCGGGTTTGCCGATCACGGAAGACATGATTGAGCGCCGCATGAAGAAAGTGGGCAAATTCGTCAAAGCTGGTGAAGACGAGTTGGCGCGAAATAACCGTGCTCGCAGTGCTGTGATGCGGGTTGCGGAGAAACTGGCCTAA
- the mraY gene encoding phospho-N-acetylmuramoyl-pentapeptide-transferase: MLTWLAEYLSQYYSGFNVFQYLTMRGILSVLTALGISLLVGPTMIRKLSSYQIGQTVRDDGPQSHLSKAGTPTMGGALIIVAIVLSAVLWGDLSNKYIWVAVAAIVGFGLVGLADDYIKLVRKDPKGLVARWKYFWQSVLGAGIAVYLFYTAPENSAETQLLVPFFKDIAPQLGIMFIFLTYFVIVGTSNAVNLTDGLDGLAILPTVLVAGGLGIFAYLTGNQIFSDYLQIPYINGVGELVIFCGAIVGAGLGFLWFNTYPAQVFMGDVGALGLGAALGTIAVMVRQELVLFIMGGVFVIETVSVMLQVGSYKLTGKRIFRMAPLHHHYELKGWPEPRVIVRFWIISLMLVLVGLATLKIR, from the coding sequence ATGCTAACCTGGTTGGCGGAATATTTATCACAATACTATTCGGGCTTTAATGTCTTTCAATATTTGACCATGCGCGGCATTTTAAGTGTCTTAACCGCGCTGGGGATTTCCTTGTTAGTGGGTCCGACCATGATCCGCAAATTAAGCAGCTATCAGATCGGACAAACGGTACGTGATGATGGACCGCAAAGCCACTTGAGTAAAGCTGGCACCCCAACTATGGGTGGTGCACTGATTATTGTGGCGATAGTGTTAAGCGCGGTTTTGTGGGGCGATTTAAGCAATAAATACATTTGGGTCGCCGTGGCCGCCATTGTCGGTTTTGGTTTAGTCGGCTTAGCTGACGACTACATTAAGTTGGTGCGCAAAGATCCTAAAGGGCTTGTTGCGCGTTGGAAGTATTTTTGGCAATCGGTGTTAGGCGCTGGTATCGCCGTCTACCTTTTTTATACCGCGCCAGAAAACTCTGCTGAAACCCAGTTGTTGGTACCGTTCTTTAAAGACATAGCGCCGCAGTTGGGAATCATGTTTATCTTTCTAACCTATTTTGTGATTGTCGGCACCAGCAATGCGGTTAATTTAACTGACGGTTTGGATGGCTTAGCTATTTTACCAACGGTATTGGTAGCTGGCGGCTTAGGTATTTTTGCCTACCTCACCGGTAACCAGATTTTCTCGGATTATCTACAAATTCCTTACATTAATGGCGTTGGTGAATTGGTGATTTTTTGCGGCGCTATTGTTGGCGCGGGTTTGGGTTTCTTGTGGTTCAACACCTATCCGGCACAAGTGTTTATGGGTGATGTCGGGGCTTTGGGTTTAGGTGCTGCCTTAGGAACTATCGCGGTCATGGTAAGACAAGAGCTGGTGCTCTTTATCATGGGCGGGGTCTTTGTGATCGAAACCGTATCTGTGATGTTGCAGGTGGGTTCTTACAAATTAACAGGTAAACGTATTTTCAGAATGGCACCACTGCATCATCACTATGAGTTAAAGGGTTGGCCGGAGCCACGAGTGATAGTGCGATTTTGGATTATTTCCCTGATGTTGGTGTTAGTAGGTTTAGCGACCTTGAAAATTCGCTAG
- the rsmI gene encoding 16S rRNA (cytidine(1402)-2'-O)-methyltransferase, whose amino-acid sequence MSTVQQSQAASGTLYVVATPIGNIEDISARAIRTLKQVALIAAEDTRHSQRLCQHYSISTPMISVHEHNEVARVELIQEKLMQGQDIALISDAGTPLISDPGYKLIRELRSKNCNISPIPGPSAIITALSVAGLPTDSFSFWGFLPAKSSGRKKKFESLKHNAETLVFYESSHRIAASLQDAQEVLGNRKVVIARELTKTFETILSDTLENLNVKLVDDHNQQKGEFVILVEGLTDIVTKKEYDSERLLSVLLSELAPNKAAKLVAKLTGEKKQQIYNQALALQAKD is encoded by the coding sequence ATGAGCACTGTTCAGCAAAGCCAAGCAGCGAGCGGCACCTTATACGTGGTGGCCACCCCTATTGGTAATATCGAAGATATTAGTGCAAGAGCCATTCGTACCCTAAAGCAAGTAGCACTGATTGCTGCTGAAGACACTCGCCATAGCCAAAGACTGTGTCAGCATTATTCCATAAGCACCCCTATGATTTCGGTTCATGAGCATAATGAAGTGGCGCGGGTCGAATTGATTCAAGAAAAATTAATGCAAGGCCAAGATATAGCCTTGATTTCCGATGCCGGAACACCACTAATTAGCGATCCTGGCTATAAACTCATACGCGAACTTCGAAGCAAAAATTGTAACATCAGCCCCATTCCAGGGCCTAGCGCTATTATCACCGCCTTATCGGTGGCGGGTTTGCCCACTGACAGTTTTAGTTTTTGGGGCTTTTTGCCAGCAAAATCGAGCGGCCGAAAGAAAAAATTTGAATCGCTTAAACATAACGCAGAAACTCTAGTTTTTTATGAATCGTCCCACCGTATCGCTGCTTCTTTGCAGGATGCGCAAGAGGTTTTAGGTAACCGTAAAGTGGTAATTGCCCGAGAGTTGACGAAAACTTTTGAAACAATTTTGAGCGACACATTAGAAAATTTAAATGTAAAATTAGTTGACGATCATAATCAACAAAAAGGTGAATTTGTGATCCTAGTCGAAGGATTGACAGATATTGTCACAAAAAAAGAATATGATAGCGAGCGCTTACTATCGGTTTTATTGAGTGAGCTAGCACCTAATAAGGCTGCAAAGCTAGTTGCCAAGCTAACTGGAGAAAAGAAGCAGCAGATCTACAACCAAGCGCTGGCGTTACAAGCAAAAGATTAG
- the murD gene encoding UDP-N-acetylmuramoyl-L-alanine--D-glutamate ligase, whose translation MAVQDKVLVDKKRLILGLGQTGLSVARFLQSQSQAFRVMDTRTEPPGLAELEALAPNSYLLWNESKFSEFDELVVSPGISVQTAEFQQAREQGVKIIGDIELFAQMNNKPVIAITGSNGKSTVTDLLAQLINASGKTAEIGGNFGVPALDLLQSDADFIVLELSSFQLETTYKLQPLAATILNISEDHLDRYQSYQDYIDAKQRIYRRAKTAVINHNDEQTWSLMDQQLEFGLVPSEDGDDELVTWQVNTQSKTIERSGEKVLALNELRLQGTHNGLNLAAAFALLEAADIEINQPVLEAAKRYSGLEHRCQFVTVKNGVTYINDSKATNVGATLAAIESFSPLFDAMILIAGGDAKDANLEPLAPALNQSVSQLVAFGKDGKTLTLLAPEKSHLVANLAQALVKAQQLIKQQSLENCLVLLSPACASLDMFNNYQERGDKFMKLVRALA comes from the coding sequence ATGGCAGTGCAAGATAAAGTGTTAGTCGATAAAAAACGTTTGATCCTAGGTTTGGGTCAGACGGGTTTGTCGGTGGCGCGATTTTTGCAAAGCCAAAGCCAAGCGTTTCGAGTGATGGATACTCGTACTGAGCCGCCAGGTTTAGCTGAGTTAGAGGCGCTAGCGCCAAACAGTTATTTGTTGTGGAATGAGAGTAAATTTTCTGAGTTTGATGAATTGGTGGTGAGCCCTGGGATTTCAGTGCAAACCGCTGAATTCCAACAAGCGCGAGAGCAGGGCGTTAAGATCATTGGCGATATTGAACTGTTTGCGCAAATGAACAATAAGCCGGTGATTGCGATCACCGGTTCTAACGGTAAAAGTACCGTGACCGATTTGCTGGCGCAGCTGATTAATGCTAGCGGAAAAACCGCAGAAATTGGTGGCAATTTCGGAGTTCCGGCTTTGGATTTATTGCAGTCGGATGCAGATTTTATAGTGCTTGAGCTTTCCAGTTTCCAGTTGGAAACGACTTATAAACTGCAACCTTTGGCAGCGACCATTTTAAATATAAGTGAAGATCATTTGGATCGTTATCAGTCTTACCAAGACTATATCGACGCTAAACAGCGGATCTACCGTCGTGCCAAAACAGCCGTTATCAACCATAACGATGAACAGACTTGGTCTTTGATGGATCAGCAGTTGGAATTTGGCTTAGTGCCATCTGAAGATGGCGATGATGAGCTGGTAACTTGGCAAGTGAATACGCAAAGCAAAACTATTGAGCGAAGTGGTGAGAAGGTTTTGGCGCTAAATGAGCTACGCTTACAAGGTACTCATAACGGCTTAAATTTAGCTGCCGCTTTTGCTTTACTCGAAGCGGCAGATATTGAAATTAACCAGCCAGTGCTTGAAGCGGCTAAGCGCTACTCAGGACTAGAGCATCGCTGTCAGTTTGTGACGGTAAAAAATGGCGTGACCTACATCAACGATTCTAAAGCAACCAATGTAGGCGCAACATTAGCCGCAATAGAAAGTTTTTCGCCGCTATTTGATGCAATGATTTTGATTGCTGGCGGTGATGCTAAAGATGCAAACCTTGAGCCTTTAGCGCCTGCTCTTAATCAATCGGTAAGTCAGCTAGTGGCCTTTGGTAAAGACGGCAAGACGTTAACACTACTGGCTCCAGAAAAAAGTCATCTGGTGGCCAATCTTGCTCAAGCTTTAGTTAAAGCTCAGCAATTGATTAAACAACAATCTTTAGAAAATTGTTTGGTGTTATTGTCACCAGCTTGCGCCAGTTTGGATATGTTTAACAACTATCAAGAACGTGGCGATAAGTTTATGAAGTTAGTGAGGGCCTTAGCATGA
- a CDS encoding UDP-N-acetylmuramoyl-L-alanyl-D-glutamate--2,6-diaminopimelate ligase, translating to MTSKPKNSISLKKILKGSLKKEQLKALNLKQIKVTGISLDSRQVKAGDVFLAYPGVQTDGRQFIAAAIAKGAIAIVAEADNLETYINDLHDDNRQETEEHETSVTMVPVPNLANKVSRISGKFYGSPSKKMSLIGITGTNGKTSIAYLVAQALQILNKPTLLLSTLGNGDIQSLELSKNTTADPVTIQQLASEFLAKGYHHLAMEVSSHGLDQGRVNGLKFNLAVFTNLSHDHLEYHGDMETYFQAKRQLFLRKEVQYAVINADDSYGRRLLLDDQISAKKIAFSRQQQPQEPLADFDGDWVVSSNESFDLKGINADLTTPWGTGRLHSSLLGDFNLSNLLAVAAILGCLNGDLHKWIVALNGVKPVLGRMQQFAKADKATLVVDYAHTPDALEKALQTLRHHCQGNLWCVFGCGGDRDPSKRALMGSIAEQNANKVILTDDNPRTENAAAIVEMVRADMLDKTIPYVSPRKDAIELCYREAAATDMVLIAGKGHEDYQEIGHEKLPYSDLATVNQLLEASA from the coding sequence ATGACTAGCAAGCCAAAAAATTCCATCAGCTTGAAAAAAATCTTAAAAGGTTCGCTGAAAAAAGAGCAGCTCAAAGCTTTGAATTTGAAGCAAATTAAAGTTACTGGCATAAGCTTAGACAGCCGCCAAGTTAAGGCCGGCGATGTGTTTTTAGCTTACCCTGGAGTGCAAACCGATGGCCGCCAATTTATTGCGGCCGCGATAGCCAAGGGTGCAATAGCTATCGTTGCGGAAGCAGACAATTTAGAAACTTACATTAACGACTTGCACGATGACAACCGGCAAGAGACGGAAGAGCATGAGACTTCCGTTACCATGGTTCCAGTGCCCAATTTAGCCAACAAAGTTAGCCGTATTTCCGGGAAGTTTTACGGTTCTCCTTCTAAAAAAATGTCGCTGATTGGGATCACTGGAACTAATGGTAAAACCAGTATTGCTTATTTAGTCGCGCAAGCTTTGCAGATTTTGAATAAGCCAACTTTGTTGTTGAGCACTTTAGGCAATGGCGATATTCAATCTTTAGAATTGAGCAAAAATACTACCGCAGATCCGGTCACCATTCAGCAATTGGCGAGTGAATTTCTTGCTAAGGGTTATCACCATTTAGCGATGGAAGTTTCGTCGCACGGACTGGATCAAGGACGTGTGAATGGTTTGAAATTTAATCTGGCGGTTTTTACCAATTTAAGTCATGACCATCTTGAATATCACGGCGATATGGAAACCTATTTTCAAGCCAAACGTCAGTTATTTTTGCGCAAAGAAGTGCAATACGCAGTGATTAATGCGGATGATAGTTATGGCCGCCGTTTATTATTGGATGATCAAATTAGCGCTAAGAAAATTGCTTTTAGTCGTCAACAACAACCACAAGAACCCTTAGCCGATTTCGATGGTGATTGGGTGGTCAGTAGCAACGAATCTTTTGACTTGAAAGGGATTAATGCGGACTTGACCACACCTTGGGGCACGGGTCGTTTACACAGCAGTTTATTGGGTGATTTTAATTTGTCTAATTTGCTGGCAGTGGCGGCCATTTTAGGTTGTCTAAACGGTGATTTACACAAATGGATCGTGGCGCTAAATGGCGTTAAGCCGGTGCTTGGACGGATGCAGCAGTTTGCAAAAGCCGATAAAGCCACTTTGGTGGTTGATTATGCGCATACGCCTGACGCGCTTGAAAAAGCTTTGCAAACTTTGCGCCATCATTGCCAAGGAAATCTATGGTGTGTCTTTGGTTGCGGTGGCGATCGTGATCCAAGTAAACGCGCTTTGATGGGATCCATTGCTGAGCAAAATGCCAATAAGGTGATTTTAACCGACGATAACCCTCGCACCGAAAATGCTGCCGCGATTGTCGAAATGGTTCGGGCGGATATGCTTGATAAAACTATTCCGTATGTTAGCCCTAGAAAAGATGCGATAGAGCTTTGCTACCGTGAAGCTGCAGCCACTGATATGGTTTTGATCGCGGGTAAAGGGCACGAAGATTACCAAGAAATTGGTCATGAAAAGCTGCCCTATAGTGATTTAGCAACGGTTAACCAATTGCTGGAGGCGAGCGCATGA